In Flavobacterium endoglycinae, one DNA window encodes the following:
- the lpxB gene encoding lipid-A-disaccharide synthase, giving the protein MKYYIIAGEASGDLHGSNLMKALFEEDPQAEIRFWGGDLMQKAGGTLVKHYRDLAFMGFVEVLFNLKTILNNIKFCKKDIAEFKPDVIIFIDYPGFNMRIAKWAKELNYKTHYYISPQIWAWKENRINAIKQDVDKMFVILPFEKGFYEDKHHFPVDFVGHPLIDAIQNQPSFDEAAFRTENKLGDKPIIALLPGSRKQEITKMLSVMLSVVDDFQDYEFVIAGAPSQDYEFYQQFIKNKNIAFVSNRTYDLLRSSTAALVTSGTATLETALFKVPELVCYKGSAISYQIAKRIITLKYISLVNLIMDQEVVTELIQNECNTKRIKEELTKLLEPAYREKLLKNYDILEEKLGGVGASKKTAKLIVADLNG; this is encoded by the coding sequence ATGAAATACTACATAATAGCTGGTGAAGCTTCAGGAGATTTACACGGTTCAAACCTAATGAAGGCATTATTTGAGGAAGATCCTCAAGCCGAAATTAGATTTTGGGGCGGTGATTTAATGCAAAAAGCCGGCGGTACATTAGTAAAACATTATCGCGATTTAGCTTTTATGGGATTTGTAGAAGTGCTTTTTAATTTAAAGACCATTTTAAACAACATTAAATTCTGTAAAAAAGACATTGCTGAGTTCAAACCAGATGTAATCATTTTTATTGACTATCCGGGTTTTAATATGCGTATTGCAAAATGGGCTAAAGAATTGAATTACAAAACTCATTATTACATTTCTCCTCAAATTTGGGCTTGGAAAGAAAACCGTATCAATGCCATTAAACAAGACGTTGATAAAATGTTTGTGATTCTTCCTTTCGAAAAAGGGTTTTATGAAGACAAACATCATTTTCCAGTAGATTTTGTCGGCCACCCTTTGATTGATGCGATTCAGAATCAGCCTTCTTTTGATGAAGCCGCATTTAGAACAGAGAATAAATTAGGAGATAAACCAATCATTGCCCTTTTACCAGGAAGCCGTAAACAAGAAATTACCAAAATGCTGAGTGTAATGTTAAGTGTTGTTGATGATTTTCAAGATTATGAATTTGTAATCGCAGGCGCTCCGAGTCAGGATTATGAATTTTACCAGCAGTTTATCAAAAACAAAAATATTGCATTTGTTTCCAATAGAACTTATGATTTACTCCGTTCTTCAACAGCTGCATTGGTTACTTCAGGAACTGCTACTTTGGAAACAGCATTGTTTAAGGTTCCAGAATTAGTTTGTTATAAAGGAAGTGCGATTTCGTACCAAATTGCCAAACGAATTATTACTTTAAAATATATTTCGCTTGTGAATTTAATTATGGATCAAGAAGTGGTTACAGAATTGATTCAGAATGAATGCAATACAAAACGTATTAAAGAAGAACTTACCAAATTATTAGAACCAGCTTACCGCGAAAAACTTTTAAAGAATTATGATATTCTTGAAGAAAAATTGGGCGGAGTTGGCGCGAGTAAAAAAACCGCAAAACTCATCGTTGCAGATTTAAATGGCTAA
- a CDS encoding thioredoxin domain-containing protein: MSRKLPILLFLFVTFLMKSQNLEWKTNLTDAIAISNEERKPMLILFTGAGASENLQNEVFKTADFEKWSRKNVILVKLDLSDMAIASEVREQNAMLKNAFGVVDLPEVCFANAVIRKGKTNFNTLGKLSYSSGGAKAWITDCNQILNPE; encoded by the coding sequence ATGAGCCGAAAACTACCCATTCTACTATTTTTATTTGTAACCTTCCTGATGAAATCCCAGAATCTCGAATGGAAAACCAATCTGACTGATGCAATTGCAATCAGTAATGAAGAACGAAAACCGATGCTTATTTTGTTCACTGGTGCGGGTGCATCAGAAAATTTGCAGAATGAAGTGTTTAAAACTGCTGATTTTGAAAAATGGTCCCGTAAAAATGTTATTTTAGTCAAGCTCGACTTATCTGATATGGCTATTGCCAGCGAAGTGCGAGAACAGAATGCTATGTTGAAAAATGCTTTTGGGGTTGTAGATTTACCTGAAGTCTGTTTTGCAAATGCAGTTATACGAAAAGGAAAAACCAATTTCAATACATTGGGAAAACTTTCCTATAGTTCGGGAGGTGCAAAAGCTTGGATAACAGATTGTAATCAGATATTAAATCCAGAATAA
- a CDS encoding DNA/RNA non-specific endonuclease has protein sequence MKNIYILSLIGLILFSCKKENTETVEIANQEKDTFVANQSNTGSLYSVNYQPTSTTNQIVNHKYYTLSYNEKYEQAEWVAYELKKEYLKNGNYKRPYFIEDPKVSTGSADWRNYKKSGYDKGHLCPAGDMEFSEEAYNDTFYTSNISPQRHDFNSGIWNRIEQKTRYWAGKYNDIYVVTGGVLKDSDNKIGTEKVSVPKYFYKIVLAKSGNEHKAIAFLVPNEDSDKPIYDFVVPIETIEKMTGIDFFPNLKNLKSSKDF, from the coding sequence ATGAAAAACATTTATATACTTAGTTTGATTGGTCTAATCTTGTTTTCTTGTAAAAAAGAAAATACAGAAACAGTGGAAATTGCAAATCAAGAGAAGGATACTTTTGTAGCTAATCAAAGTAATACAGGATCATTATATTCCGTAAACTATCAGCCTACTTCGACGACAAATCAAATTGTAAATCACAAATATTATACACTTTCATATAATGAAAAATACGAGCAGGCTGAATGGGTTGCTTATGAATTAAAGAAAGAATACCTGAAAAATGGCAATTACAAACGTCCGTATTTTATTGAAGATCCTAAAGTAAGTACAGGTTCTGCTGATTGGAGAAATTATAAAAAATCAGGTTATGATAAAGGGCATTTATGTCCTGCTGGTGATATGGAATTCAGTGAAGAAGCTTATAATGATACTTTTTATACTTCCAATATTTCTCCTCAAAGACATGATTTTAATAGCGGAATCTGGAACAGAATCGAACAGAAAACACGTTATTGGGCAGGAAAATACAATGATATTTATGTAGTGACTGGCGGAGTTTTGAAAGATTCAGATAATAAAATAGGAACAGAAAAAGTTTCTGTCCCTAAATATTTTTATAAAATCGTTCTGGCTAAATCAGGAAATGAACACAAAGCAATTGCCTTTTTAGTTCCAAATGAAGATAGTGACAAACCTATTTATGATTTTGTAGTTCCTATAGAAACTATTGAAAAAATGACGGGAATTGACTTTTTTCCTAATTTGAAAAATTTAAAAAGTAGTAAGGACTTTTAG
- a CDS encoding carboxy terminal-processing peptidase, translating to MNAIIEFMKRNYKILIAVLCLSVTLFAFKINADKNEDPDPNKDKTLLELLAFVIEKGHYSPAEINDQFSKGIFKDYIEALDPSKRFFLQSDIDEFKQYELMLDDQFLNKDLTFFNLTYTRLMKRMEESKKRYKTILAQPFNYTTDETFNADYENIPYAKSLTEINERWRKQIKLSTLSSLVTKQKIEEEKKKKDPSYKEKSFETLEKETRESSLKSLDDNFSVIKDLNKDYWFSVYLNSIMTRFDPHTSYFAPEEKDRFDVNISGKLEGIGARLTKKNDFTQIDELISGGPAWKGKQLEAGDLILKVAQGNEEPVDVVGMRLDDVVKKIKGHKGTEVKLTVKKVDGSIKVISIIRDVVEIEETYAKSSIVEKNGLKYGVIYLPKFYIDFENKDGRDAGKDIALEVERLKKENINGIVLDVRDDGGGSLSTVVDIAGLFIQEGPIVQVKSAGKKKEVLYDKDKKIEWDGPLVIMVNSFSASASEILAAAIQDYKRGIIIGSKQTYGKGTVQNVLDLNQFVRNTNYGDLGALKITGQKFYRINGGSTQLEGVHSDVVMPDRYAYLKMGERDIDNAMPWDKIDPADYTTWTSNQNFMKAIENSRARIAQNAQFKLIEDNAKWIDVKNKENVYSLNIKNFKETQEQVENEGKKYKPISDYKNNLVFKSLPYEVTEMNNDATLKEKREAWHQALSKDVYVEEALNVLDDLQAKSVVKTTTNVSPKMKKDKLVKS from the coding sequence ATGAATGCTATTATTGAGTTTATGAAAAGAAATTATAAAATACTTATAGCCGTATTATGCTTGTCTGTGACCTTGTTTGCTTTTAAAATAAATGCAGATAAAAATGAAGATCCGGATCCTAATAAAGACAAGACACTATTAGAATTATTGGCTTTTGTTATTGAAAAAGGACATTACAGCCCAGCGGAAATTAATGATCAATTTTCAAAGGGTATTTTTAAAGATTATATCGAGGCATTAGACCCTTCTAAACGATTCTTCCTTCAGTCTGATATTGATGAATTTAAGCAATATGAGCTGATGCTCGATGATCAGTTTTTAAACAAAGATTTAACATTCTTTAATCTAACTTATACTAGATTGATGAAGAGAATGGAAGAAAGTAAAAAACGCTATAAAACTATTTTAGCGCAGCCTTTTAATTATACTACAGATGAGACTTTTAATGCCGATTATGAGAACATTCCGTATGCAAAAAGCTTAACTGAAATAAATGAGAGATGGAGAAAACAAATTAAACTTTCTACGCTTTCTTCTCTTGTAACGAAACAAAAAATTGAAGAAGAAAAGAAGAAAAAAGATCCTTCATATAAAGAAAAATCTTTTGAAACTTTAGAAAAAGAAACACGTGAAAGCTCTTTAAAATCATTAGATGATAATTTTAGTGTAATCAAAGATTTGAATAAGGATTACTGGTTCTCAGTGTATTTGAATTCAATCATGACTCGTTTTGATCCTCATACAAGCTATTTTGCTCCAGAAGAAAAAGATCGTTTTGATGTAAATATCAGCGGTAAATTAGAAGGTATTGGAGCAAGATTGACTAAGAAAAATGACTTTACTCAAATTGATGAATTAATTTCTGGAGGGCCAGCATGGAAAGGAAAACAGCTTGAAGCTGGAGACTTAATCCTAAAAGTGGCTCAAGGAAATGAAGAACCTGTTGATGTAGTAGGGATGCGTCTTGATGATGTAGTTAAAAAAATCAAAGGACACAAAGGAACTGAGGTTAAGCTTACTGTTAAAAAAGTGGATGGGAGTATCAAAGTAATTTCAATTATCAGAGATGTGGTTGAAATTGAAGAAACATACGCAAAATCAAGTATTGTTGAGAAAAACGGATTGAAATACGGGGTTATTTATCTGCCTAAATTCTACATTGACTTTGAAAATAAAGACGGTCGTGATGCTGGAAAAGATATTGCTCTTGAAGTAGAAAGATTGAAAAAAGAAAATATCAACGGAATTGTACTGGATGTTCGCGATGACGGAGGAGGGTCTCTTTCTACGGTAGTTGATATTGCAGGATTGTTTATTCAAGAAGGACCAATCGTTCAGGTAAAATCTGCGGGTAAAAAGAAAGAAGTTTTATACGATAAAGACAAAAAAATCGAATGGGACGGACCGCTGGTAATTATGGTGAACAGTTTCTCTGCTTCAGCGTCTGAAATCTTAGCGGCTGCTATTCAGGATTATAAACGTGGAATTATCATTGGAAGTAAACAAACTTACGGTAAAGGTACAGTTCAGAATGTATTAGATTTGAACCAATTTGTTCGTAATACAAACTATGGTGATTTAGGAGCTTTGAAAATTACAGGTCAGAAATTTTACAGAATCAACGGTGGTTCTACTCAATTAGAAGGAGTTCATAGTGATGTTGTTATGCCAGATCGTTATGCGTACTTGAAAATGGGTGAACGTGACATCGACAATGCAATGCCATGGGATAAGATTGATCCAGCTGATTATACTACTTGGACATCAAACCAAAATTTCATGAAAGCTATCGAAAACAGTAGAGCTAGGATTGCTCAAAATGCTCAATTCAAACTAATTGAAGATAATGCAAAATGGATCGATGTTAAAAACAAAGAAAACGTTTACAGCTTGAATATCAAGAATTTTAAAGAAACTCAAGAGCAAGTTGAAAATGAAGGTAAAAAGTATAAACCAATTTCAGATTACAAAAACAATTTAGTGTTTAAATCACTTCCTTATGAAGTTACGGAAATGAATAACGACGCTACTTTGAAAGAGAAAAGAGAGGCTTGGCACCAAGCATTATCTAAAGATGTTTATGTAGAAGAAGCATTAAATGTTTTAGATGATTTGCAAGCTAAATCTGTGGTGAAAACCACAACGAATGTTTCTCCTAAAATGAAAAAAGATAAATTGGTTAAATCATAA
- the surE gene encoding 5'/3'-nucleotidase SurE, whose protein sequence is MKNEKPLILVTNDDGILAPGIRALISVMETIGDVIVVAPDKPQSAMGHAITINNTLFLDKISKDDDAVTEYSCSGTPVDCVKLAVNEILKRKPDLCVSGINHGSNSSINVIYSGTMSAAVEAGIEGIQAIGFSLLDFDWNADFEPVKSFVKKITLETLKNKLPAGVVLNVNFPRLSEKDIKGIKICRQAKAYYAQKFDKRQNPFGKDYYWLTGKFTNEDQGEDTDEWALENGYVSVVPVQFDLTAHHSMQQLNTWKLNE, encoded by the coding sequence ATGAAAAATGAAAAACCACTCATATTAGTCACCAATGATGATGGAATTTTGGCACCCGGAATTAGAGCTTTAATTAGCGTAATGGAAACCATAGGCGACGTTATTGTAGTTGCTCCAGACAAACCGCAAAGTGCCATGGGACACGCCATTACCATCAACAATACGTTGTTTTTGGACAAAATCTCTAAAGACGACGATGCCGTTACAGAATACAGCTGTTCAGGAACTCCCGTTGATTGTGTAAAACTGGCTGTTAATGAAATCTTGAAACGAAAACCAGATTTGTGCGTTTCGGGAATCAATCACGGGTCAAATTCTTCTATCAATGTGATTTACAGCGGAACTATGAGTGCTGCAGTCGAAGCCGGAATTGAAGGCATTCAGGCTATCGGGTTCTCTCTTTTGGATTTTGATTGGAATGCCGATTTTGAACCCGTAAAATCATTCGTTAAAAAAATAACTTTAGAAACTCTAAAAAATAAATTGCCTGCTGGTGTCGTTTTAAATGTGAATTTTCCAAGATTAAGTGAAAAAGACATTAAGGGAATCAAAATCTGTCGTCAGGCGAAAGCCTATTATGCACAGAAATTTGATAAAAGACAGAATCCTTTTGGGAAAGATTATTACTGGCTGACCGGTAAGTTTACCAATGAAGATCAAGGTGAAGATACAGATGAATGGGCACTTGAAAACGGATACGTATCAGTAGTACCAGTTCAGTTTGATTTAACGGCTCATCATTCTATGCAGCAACTTAATACTTGGAAATTAAATGAATAA
- a CDS encoding DUF4249 domain-containing protein: MLTNTYEEAIVVEATLTNELKNQEIKITKTARFEDTSIKTETGAKVIVKDNLNNEYVFEENSGIYVSQTAFQILPDRQYTLEITAKDGKIYQSSPETLTTVTPIQSIVPSLATNKDNETGVQINVNSYDASRTSKYYRYEYEESYKIIAPRWSLSKLIVTGPESIQLIPNSSSTRTCYATKKSTDILLVNTNDQSEDKVNFPIRFIEQKNYIIGHRYSILVKQYVENLAAYNFHKTMRDIASSASILSPKQPGVLSGNIKCINDPNTKVIGYFDVSSFSEQRIFFNYTDFFPGADAPYFNTCEDIPFKFCFAGEDCNAEGLIYNIENNFMTYFSNSGSAYILVDVVCGDCTSFSSNVKPSFWID, from the coding sequence TTGTTAACCAATACATACGAGGAAGCTATCGTTGTTGAAGCCACTTTAACTAACGAGCTTAAAAATCAAGAAATTAAAATTACAAAAACTGCTCGTTTTGAAGATACATCAATTAAAACGGAAACCGGTGCCAAGGTTATTGTCAAGGATAATTTGAATAATGAATATGTATTCGAAGAAAATTCAGGAATCTATGTTTCGCAAACAGCATTTCAAATCTTACCTGACCGCCAATACACTTTGGAAATTACAGCAAAAGATGGGAAAATTTACCAGTCCAGTCCCGAAACACTTACAACAGTAACACCTATTCAAAGCATAGTCCCATCTCTCGCAACAAACAAAGACAATGAGACTGGAGTTCAAATTAATGTTAACAGCTACGATGCCAGCAGAACTTCTAAGTATTATCGTTATGAGTATGAAGAGAGCTATAAAATAATAGCTCCAAGATGGTCATTGTCAAAATTAATTGTTACAGGTCCAGAATCCATTCAACTCATTCCAAACTCTTCCAGCACTAGAACTTGTTATGCTACTAAAAAATCGACAGATATTTTATTGGTAAATACTAACGATCAAAGTGAAGACAAAGTAAATTTTCCTATTCGTTTCATAGAACAAAAAAATTATATTATCGGACACAGATATAGCATTTTAGTTAAACAATATGTAGAAAATTTAGCAGCTTATAATTTCCATAAAACCATGAGAGATATTGCAAGTTCGGCAAGTATTTTATCTCCAAAACAACCTGGAGTATTATCCGGAAACATCAAATGTATAAACGATCCTAATACGAAAGTAATTGGTTATTTTGATGTATCCTCTTTTTCAGAACAGCGAATATTTTTTAATTATACTGACTTTTTCCCAGGAGCAGACGCTCCTTATTTCAACACTTGCGAAGACATTCCGTTTAAATTTTGTTTTGCAGGAGAAGATTGTAATGCAGAAGGTTTAATATATAATATCGAAAATAATTTTATGACCTATTTTTCCAATAGCGGATCTGCTTATATACTTGTTGACGTTGTCTGCGGAGACTGTACATCATTTTCATCTAACGTAAAACCTTCATTTTGGATAGACTAA
- a CDS encoding ComEC/Rec2 family competence protein → MKVLDFPLVKLTISFIIGILISYYCHPSLSIAFNILGFSTLLFILFYFLAKRNKKQIPLFGISSNLIAFSTGICVLLIHTDSFDKLNYSHFQKAFDEPHVLTFTLREKLKSNDYNDRYTAIVNNIDQHFMRGKIIVNVQKDSTSNSLIIGNIIRVKTVLQRTPPSKNPSQFDYSRYLADKQIYAQVFCKKSEITISKHIKKDIWYYSGRLHALILKNLEKSNFNPEEMNVALALILGQQQEIAADIIKDYQYSGATHVLSVSGLHVGFIMLFIMFILKPIPNTRKGSAIKLTSILISLAGFAVISGLSPSVLRSVVMFSFVAIGNHLRRSGNIYHTLLVSILLILLFEPYFLFDVGFQLSYLALFFIVWLQPVLAQIWTPKNKIAIYLWNALTVSFAAQIGTLPLCLYYFHQFPGLFFVTNIIILPVLSFIMIAGIIVMLIAIFTNPPLLLVTIFEKSIFILNKMIHYVASFESFVIQDIGFNFYYLISLYLVIITVTIGFKKPNFRIIIVSLLSIILFQLSLIYTKKELSDQTELIVYNAKKSTLISMRKGQNITLFTNDTKKEKENILNSYLVGSFSTISQTKIIKNTLYFNTQKILIIDSSGIYENKIVPDILILTQSPKLNLDRLLNQIHPKMIIADASNSYSIQKVWKESCLKKNIPFHATAEKGFYKLN, encoded by the coding sequence ATGAAAGTATTAGATTTTCCGTTAGTCAAGCTAACAATCAGTTTTATAATTGGTATTTTAATTTCCTATTATTGTCATCCTTCTTTATCGATTGCCTTCAATATTTTAGGTTTTTCTACACTCTTATTTATCCTTTTCTATTTTTTAGCAAAACGCAATAAAAAGCAGATTCCTCTTTTCGGAATCAGTTCTAATTTGATTGCATTTTCGACAGGAATCTGTGTTCTTTTAATTCATACTGATAGTTTTGACAAACTGAATTACAGCCATTTTCAAAAAGCATTTGACGAACCGCATGTTTTGACTTTTACTTTACGCGAAAAACTCAAAAGCAATGATTATAATGATCGTTATACAGCGATTGTAAACAATATCGATCAACATTTTATGAGAGGTAAAATAATCGTAAATGTTCAAAAAGACAGTACTTCCAATTCGTTAATTATCGGAAACATAATTCGAGTTAAAACTGTTTTACAGCGAACGCCTCCCAGCAAAAATCCAAGTCAGTTTGACTACAGCAGATATTTGGCCGACAAACAAATTTATGCTCAGGTATTCTGTAAAAAATCTGAAATAACAATAAGTAAACACATAAAAAAAGACATTTGGTATTACTCTGGACGTCTGCATGCTTTGATTTTAAAAAACCTCGAAAAATCAAATTTTAATCCTGAAGAAATGAATGTTGCGCTTGCTTTAATACTCGGCCAGCAACAAGAAATCGCAGCTGATATTATTAAAGATTACCAATATTCTGGAGCTACACATGTTTTATCGGTTTCAGGATTACATGTTGGTTTTATAATGCTTTTTATAATGTTTATTCTAAAGCCAATTCCAAATACACGAAAAGGTTCTGCAATAAAACTGACTTCCATTTTAATCTCATTAGCCGGTTTTGCAGTGATTTCAGGATTATCACCTTCTGTTCTGCGATCTGTGGTTATGTTCTCATTTGTAGCTATTGGAAATCATTTACGCAGAAGCGGTAACATTTACCATACTTTATTGGTTTCAATTTTATTGATACTTTTATTTGAACCTTACTTTCTATTTGATGTTGGATTTCAGTTAAGCTATTTAGCTTTATTTTTCATAGTCTGGCTGCAGCCTGTACTTGCACAAATCTGGACTCCAAAAAACAAAATAGCTATTTATCTCTGGAATGCTCTAACGGTTTCTTTTGCGGCCCAAATAGGCACTTTACCTTTGTGTTTGTATTATTTCCATCAATTTCCAGGATTGTTTTTTGTAACGAATATTATCATTCTACCTGTTTTATCGTTTATCATGATTGCTGGAATAATCGTTATGCTGATTGCTATTTTCACCAATCCTCCTTTATTATTGGTTACTATATTTGAAAAAAGCATTTTCATTTTAAACAAAATGATTCATTATGTAGCTTCATTTGAATCATTTGTTATTCAAGATATCGGTTTTAATTTCTATTATTTGATTTCACTCTATCTCGTTATTATTACAGTGACAATTGGTTTCAAAAAACCAAATTTCAGAATCATAATAGTAAGTCTTCTGTCTATTATCTTATTTCAATTATCGTTAATTTACACTAAAAAAGAGCTGTCAGATCAAACTGAATTAATTGTTTATAATGCCAAGAAAAGTACTCTGATATCAATGAGAAAAGGGCAAAACATAACGCTTTTTACAAATGATACTAAAAAAGAAAAAGAAAACATTCTTAACTCTTATCTAGTTGGCAGTTTTAGTACGATCAGTCAAACGAAAATTATTAAAAATACTTTGTATTTCAATACTCAAAAAATACTTATAATTGACAGCAGTGGCATTTACGAAAACAAAATCGTACCGGATATCTTAATTCTGACACAGTCTCCAAAATTAAATCTGGATAGACTTTTAAATCAAATACATCCCAAAATGATAATTGCAGATGCTTCAAATTCTTATTCCATTCAAAAAGTATGGAAAGAAAGCTGTTTGAAAAAAAACATCCCTTTCCACGCTACTGCCGAAAAGGGATTTTATAAACTGAATTAA
- a CDS encoding C40 family peptidase produces the protein MKKIFIFLLLSIIFTSCKSTSPAVSKKETKRENRALVNNLIEKATNNIGVKYKAGGTNKSGFDCSGLVYTTFESENIKLPRSSYEQAKIGKVIPLNDAKKGDLIFFKTNKSRQINHVGLIVEVNYDEIKFVHSSTSKGVIISSTKEAYYKNSFEQVNRIIE, from the coding sequence TTGAAAAAGATATTCATTTTCCTCCTACTATCAATCATTTTTACTTCTTGTAAATCGACTTCTCCTGCTGTCAGCAAAAAGGAAACAAAACGAGAGAATAGAGCTTTGGTGAATAATTTGATCGAAAAGGCAACAAATAATATCGGCGTTAAATACAAAGCGGGCGGCACAAACAAAAGTGGTTTCGACTGCTCTGGATTAGTCTACACTACTTTTGAATCTGAAAATATAAAATTGCCCAGAAGTTCTTATGAACAAGCTAAAATTGGAAAAGTAATTCCGCTTAATGATGCCAAAAAAGGCGATTTAATTTTTTTTAAAACCAATAAAAGCCGACAAATCAATCATGTTGGACTTATCGTTGAAGTGAATTATGACGAAATAAAGTTTGTGCATTCATCCACCTCCAAAGGTGTCATAATTTCTTCTACTAAAGAAGCTTATTATAAAAACTCGTTCGAGCAGGTAAACCGCATAATCGAATAA
- a CDS encoding sigma-70 family RNA polymerase sigma factor, with protein sequence MRQLKITKQVTNRETASLDKYLQEIGKVDLITADEEVELAQRIKAGDQRALEKLTKANLRFVVSVAKQYQNQGLTLPDLINEGNLGLIKAAQRFDETRGFKFISYAVWWIRQSILQALAEQSRIVRLPLNKIGSINKINKMYALLEQSNERPPSAEEIAKELDMTVNDVKESMKNSGRHLSMDAPLVEGEDSNLYDVLRSGESPNPDRELIHESLRTEIERSLETLTPREADVVRLYFGLGDQHPMTLEEIGETFDLTRERVRQIKEKAIRRLKHTSRSKILKTYLG encoded by the coding sequence ATGAGACAACTTAAAATCACCAAGCAGGTAACCAATCGTGAAACTGCATCGTTAGATAAATATCTACAAGAAATCGGAAAAGTTGACCTAATTACCGCAGATGAGGAGGTAGAATTAGCACAGAGAATTAAGGCTGGTGATCAAAGAGCTTTAGAAAAATTAACAAAAGCCAACCTACGTTTCGTTGTATCGGTTGCTAAACAATATCAAAATCAAGGTTTAACACTTCCTGATTTAATTAATGAAGGAAACTTAGGACTTATCAAAGCAGCACAACGTTTTGATGAAACTCGTGGTTTCAAATTCATTTCTTATGCCGTATGGTGGATTCGTCAATCGATCCTTCAGGCTCTTGCAGAACAATCACGTATTGTTCGTTTACCCTTAAACAAAATTGGTTCTATCAATAAAATCAACAAAATGTATGCTTTATTAGAGCAATCTAACGAGCGTCCGCCTTCTGCTGAGGAAATTGCAAAAGAACTTGACATGACCGTAAATGACGTAAAAGAGTCTATGAAAAACTCAGGACGTCACTTATCAATGGATGCACCTCTTGTTGAAGGTGAAGATTCTAACCTTTATGACGTTTTACGTTCTGGAGAATCTCCAAATCCTGATAGAGAGTTAATTCACGAATCATTACGTACTGAAATCGAGCGTTCATTAGAAACATTAACTCCAAGAGAGGCAGATGTTGTTCGTTTGTATTTTGGTCTAGGCGATCAGCACCCAATGACTTTGGAAGAAATTGGAGAAACTTTCGATCTAACTCGTGAGCGTGTTCGTCAGATTAAAGAAAAAGCAATCCGTAGATTAAAACATACTTCTAGAAGTAAAATTCTTAAAACTTATCTTGGTTAA
- the rpe gene encoding ribulose-phosphate 3-epimerase, giving the protein MKNTFIAPSVLAADFANLQRDIEMINNSQADWFHIDIMDGVFVPNISFGMPVLEAISKHAKKYIDVHLMIIDPDRYIKTFADLGANGLTVHYEACTHLHRTLQAIKAEGMKAGVAMNPHTNVDLLEDIINDIDVVCIMSVNPGFGGQSFIENTYDKVKKLKALITHKNASTLIEIDGGVTNKNAKQLVESGADVLVAGSFVFRAENPIETIADLKVLTTF; this is encoded by the coding sequence ATGAAAAATACATTTATTGCTCCTTCTGTTCTTGCAGCTGATTTTGCTAATTTACAACGTGATATTGAAATGATAAACAACAGCCAAGCTGATTGGTTTCATATCGATATTATGGATGGAGTTTTTGTTCCGAATATTTCTTTTGGAATGCCGGTTTTAGAAGCTATTTCTAAACATGCGAAGAAATATATCGATGTTCATTTAATGATTATTGATCCTGACAGATACATAAAAACTTTTGCTGATTTAGGAGCTAATGGATTAACTGTTCATTATGAAGCTTGCACGCACCTGCACAGAACACTTCAGGCAATTAAAGCGGAAGGAATGAAAGCAGGAGTAGCTATGAATCCGCATACTAATGTGGATTTATTAGAAGACATTATTAATGATATCGATGTTGTTTGCATAATGAGTGTAAATCCAGGATTTGGTGGACAATCATTTATCGAAAATACATATGACAAAGTAAAAAAACTAAAGGCATTAATTACACATAAAAACGCATCAACTCTTATCGAAATTGATGGCGGTGTAACCAATAAAAATGCGAAACAATTAGTAGAATCCGGAGCTGATGTTTTGGTAGCAGGAAGTTTCGTTTTTAGAGCCGAAAATCCAATCGAAACAATTGCTGATCTAAAAGTCCTTACTACTTTTTAA